Proteins encoded within one genomic window of Glycine soja cultivar W05 chromosome 1, ASM419377v2, whole genome shotgun sequence:
- the LOC114408724 gene encoding RNA-binding protein 34-like, which yields MGKKKQKNPQQSSETDAVSTPSSIFSKLFANAPEQTTATAAASLFSDDNPFRRKSAPLSYSTNRTQNPNNGDHPVNTDSSEEKKRKRTKDKTSAPAPDTVSVIEALEEPEKKRKRDSDEGKDLSVGAEAIGKRKRKRDEVEKEWEEKKYGAVEEGIENKTVGIKRKTLDDPADMMVSKEGFDDEDKLLRTVFVGNLPLKVKKKTLLKEFKKFGEVESVRIRSVPIQDTKKPRKGAILAKKINDAADSVHAYIVFKTEQSAQASLAHNMSLVEGNHIRVDRACPPRKKHKGESTPLYDNKRTVFVGNLPFDVKDEELYKLFCGISNLESSIEAIRVVRDPHLNVGKGIAYVLFKTKEAAKFVVKKRNLKLRDRELRLCHAKADATPSKRPNPSSAHAPSTPAKRPNPSAHAPSTPAKKFSVASRSPSSSNNMSKSNRKTNTSYQGLRATKSDVHNKIQGGEKPKERKTKRPSVAARKAKANLVKESDLPKQAGMKRKVDSRTPDSTLRNRKVKKNR from the exons ATGGGtaagaagaagcaaaagaacCCGCAACAATCCTCCGAAACCGACGCCGTTTCAACCCCTTCCAGCATTTTCAGCAAACTCTTCGCCAACGCGCCGGAACAGACCACCGCAACCGCCGCTGCCTCTCTATTTTCCGATGACAATCCCTTTCGAAGAAAATCCGCTCCACTTTCTTACTCAACAAACCGCACTCAAAACCCTAACAATGGCGACCACCCCGTGAACACCGATTCCAGCGAGGAGAAGAAGCGGAAGAGGACCAAAGACAAAACCTCAGCCCCAGCCCCCGACACCGTTTCCGTAATCGAAGCTTTGGAGGAACCggagaagaagaggaaacgCGATTCCGACGAAGGAAAAGACCTTAGTGTGGGTGCAGAAGCGATAGggaagaggaaaaggaaaagggacGAAGTTGAGAAAGAGTGGGAGGAGAAGAAGTATGGGGCTGTGGAGGAAGGGATTGAGAATAAAACCGTTGGGATTAAGAGGAAGACGTTGGATGACCCAGCTGATATGATGGTTTCAAAGGAGGGTTTTGATGACGAGGATAAGCTCTTGAGGACTGTTTTCGTTGGGAATTTGCCCCTCAAGGTGAAAAAGAAGACTCTTTTGAAGGAGTTTAAGAAGTTTGGTGAGGTTGAGTCTGTGAGGATTCGTTCTGTCCCTATACAAGAT ACCAAGAAACCTAGGAAGGGAGCTATCCTTGcgaagaaaataaatgatgcTGCTGATAG TGTTCATGCgtacattgttttcaaaacagaGCAATCGGCACAGGCTTCTTTGGCACACAACATGTCACTG GTTGAAGGAAATCACATTCGTGTTGATAGGGCATGCCCACCCCGCAAGAAACATAAAGGGGAGAGCACTCCACTTTATGATAATAAGAGAACTGTTTTTGTGGGCAACCTCCCATTTGATGTGAAG GATGAAGAGCTTTACAAGTTATTTTGTGGTATATCCAACCTGGAATCAAGTATAGAAGCTATCAGAGTTGTTCGAGATCCTCATCTTAATGTTGGAAAGGGTATTGCTTATGTGCTATTTAAAACAAAG GAAGCTGCTAAATTTGTTGTTAAGAAACGGAACTTGAAGCTTCGTGACCGAGAGTTGAGACTCTGTCATGCCAAAGCAGATGCTACCCCGTCTAAAAGGCCAAACCCATCATCAGCACATGCTCCTAGTACCCCTGCAAAAAGGCCAAACCCATCAGCACATGCTCCTAGTACCCCTGCAAAGAAGTTTTCCGTGGCTTCACGGTCTCCATCAAGCAGTAATAACATGTCAAAGTCAAACAGAAAAACCAACACATCTTATCAGGGTCTACGTGCAACCAAATCTGATGTGCACAATAAAATCCAAGGAGgagaaaaaccaaaagaacGCAAGACAAAAAGACCTTCAGTAGCTGCCAGAAAGGCTAAAGCAAACTTGGTCAAGGAGAGTGATCTACCAAAACAAGCAGGGATGAAACGCAAGGTTGATAGTCGTACTCCAGACAGCACCCTACGTAAtaggaaagtaaaaaagaacagGTAG
- the LOC114408714 gene encoding uncharacterized membrane protein At4g09580-like, whose protein sequence is MENEGVNTVVVEQQPVASTSKFPLSFWETTVASTVALVFAVGLLGVYLTMPDSDYSFLKLPRTLQDLQLLRDNLESYTSDYTAQVLVGYCVVYIFMQTFMIPGTVFMSLLAGALFGVFKGVALVVFTATAGASSCYFLSKLIGRPILSSLWPEKLKFFQTQVAKRRKGLLNYMLFLRLTPTLPNTFINFASPIVDVPYHIFFLATVIGLIPAAYVTVKAGLALGELQSVGDLYDFNSIATLFLIGVVSVTPTLMSKNES, encoded by the exons ATGGAGAACGAGGGTGTAAACACGGTGGTGGTGGAGCAACAACCTGTGGCATCCACGTCCAAGTTTCCGTTGAGCTTTTGGGAAACCACGGTGGCTTCAACGGTGGCGCTGGTTTTCGCGGTGGGCCTTCTCGGCGTCTACCTCACCATGCCCGATTCCGATTACAGCTTCCTCAAACTCCCTCGTACCCTCCAAGACCTTCAACTCCTACG GGATAACCTTGAGAGCTATACAAGTGACTACACTGCACAAGTCTTGGTGGGGTACTGCGTGGTATATATTTTCATGCAGACTTTCATGATTCCAGGGACTGTGTTCATGTCATTGCTTGCTGGAGCACTCTTTGGAGTCTTTAAAGGTGTGGCTCTGGTTGTTTTCACTGCCACTGCAGGAGCTTCTTCATGCTATTTCCTGTCTAAACTTATTGGACGACCTATTCTGTCCTCTCTCTGGCCTGAAAAGTTGAAATTCTTCCAAACCCAG GTAGCTAAAAGAAGAAAGGGTTTGTTGAACTACATGCTTTTTCTAAGACTGACTCCGACCCTGCCCAacacatttattaattttgcttCTCCAATTGTGGATGTGCCTTATCATATTTTCTTCTTGGCAACTGTTATTGGGCTGATACCTGCTGCCTATGTCACAGTCAAG GCTGGGTTGGCTCTTGGAGAGTTACAATCCGTGGGTGATCTCTATGATTTCAACTCAATTGCTACTTTGTTTCTCATTGGTGTAGTTTCAGTCACACCCACACTAATGAGCAAGAACGAATCATAG
- the LOC114408700 gene encoding transcription factor MYB39-like, which translates to MGRSPCCEENVGVKKGPWTPEEDEKLIDYISKHGHGSWRTLPKRAGLNRCGKSCRLRWTNYLTPDIKRGKFSEEDERIIINLHSVLGNKWSKIATHLPGRTDNEIKNYWNTHIRKKLLKMGIDPETHKPRTDLNHLMSLSQLLGTSNLSSAMNTTWGNNPLGLQPDITQLAKIQLLQNLLQLMNNYSFVNVGNNPYLLSNPNLNPLFLNGTNLFQTNKEPHVVFSGSEEYANPGLYSQAQSECSQQDVSKSWADLEGGSIPQDTDYNKISNTTTSRENQAENPLPALVAFSTKMGTVNQMDSNIAQTSTESPSNTFFDDWEKLLDDETSGRSYWKEILDLTSTSASPILW; encoded by the exons ATGGGAAGGTCACCATGCTGTGAAGAGAATGTTGGTGTAAAGAAAGGGCCATGGAcgccagaagaagatgagaagCTGATTGATTATATCAGCAAACACGGCCATGGCAGTTGGAGAACACTTCCAAAGCGTGCAGGTCTCAATAGGTGTGGTAAGAGCTGCAGATTAAGGTGGACAAACTATCTGACGCCTGATATCAAGAGAGGCAAATTCAGTGAAGAAGATGAGAGGATTATCATCAACCTTCATTCAGTTCTCGGAAACAA GTGGTCAAAGATTGCAACCCATCTGCCAGGACGAACCGACAATGAGATCAAGAACTATTGGAACACTCACATAAGGAAAAAGCTTCTGAAGATGGGTATTGATCCAGAAACTCACAAGCCAAGGACAGACTTGAATCACCTCATGAGTCTTTCTCAGTTGCTTGGCACGTCAAACTTGAGCAGTGCCATGAACACTACTTGGGGCAATAACCCTCTTGGTTTACAACCAGATATCACTCAGCTAGCCAAAATTCAACTTCTGCAAAATCTGTTGCAACTTATGAACAACTATTCATTTGTTAACGTGGGTAATAACCCTTACCTCTTATCCAATCCCAACCTCAACCCTTTATTTCTGAACGGCACAAACCTCTTCCAAACTAATAAGGAGCCTCATGTGGTGTTCAGTGGTAGTGAAGAATATGCTAACCCTGGTTTATACTCTCAAGCACAAAGTGAGTGCTCTCAGCAGGATGTATCAAAATCATGGGCAGATTTAGAGGGTGGATCTATTCCACAAGATACTGATTACAACAAAATTAGCAACACTACTACTTCACGTGAAAATCAAGCAGAAAACCCTCTTCCTGCATTAGTTGCATTCTCTACAAAGATGGGAACGGTCAACCAAATGGACAGTAACATAGCTCAAACGTCCACAGAGTCACCTTCCAACACTTTCTTTGATGATTGGGAGAAGTTGCTTGATGATGAAACAAGCGGTCGTTCCTATTGGAAAGAGATTCTAGA CTTGACATCCACTTCTGCGTCACCAATTTTGTGGTAG